Below is a window of Oncorhynchus clarkii lewisi isolate Uvic-CL-2024 chromosome 19, UVic_Ocla_1.0, whole genome shotgun sequence DNA.
TCTCCTCAGATATCACTCCAGCATTTAAACCCCAATGCCTCCCATGCTGCTCCTTAAAATAAATTGTATTCAGCCACCACACAGAAGAGAAATCCCTCACATCAATGTAAATCGCACAAACTTGTAATAAATGCATAATATAGTTCAGGTACGTTACTGAGGAAAACATCAATACGATGGCCATCGATATTGATATCGATCAATGTTAGGAGTAGACTGGTGACAAACAAGGCATTGAGTAAAAATTGGCTCTTTTCCTATGAGACACTGCGGCTTTACAGCTCACCCAGTGAACCATTTTTGCTGTTCTACAGGCAGATCAGAAGACATCAGAACGCAAGGACACATTTAGAAAATATTAGCACACGCCATAAATACAAGTAGATATAGAAATAGTCAGATGTTTATGAACACTGTCTTTTGAAATCTCTCCATTGTCTCTGTATCCCTCCTTCAAACAGGAGGGATGTCAAGGAAATGATTTGTCTCATttagtgatttattgatacatTGATCGTAGGAGAGTGCAACTGTCACCAGATGGCTTTACTTAATGTTGATCTAAAAATATGTCTTGCTTTCCACTGTTTTCGCCTCATATGAATGGCTTTGTGGCATTTCTCACCTCCATGTCATCTGTTTATTGCTCAACAAGCAAATTGAGGTGCTGGAGTTGAAATGAAGGGATGACACTGGCTGGTACAGGTGCACACATTTGggtatacattttatttgatttaaatcACACTGACGCGTATGAGAAAAACAAACGGCTTAGCCCTTGAGGGTTCCTGGTGGCAAGAACACGGCTCACGGTTGGCTTGGTCCAGGTATGAGTGTGCTTTGTCTGCCAAGAAGGGGGCGCTGCTCACCCTCCCCCACAAACTCACCATAACTGTCCCTGCTCAGAGGGCCAGGAGGGTGGGCGAGTTGAGGGAGTCCGAAGACTGATCCCCGCTGCTGCTGCGCAGGTGAGCCTTCGAGCAGGACTCAGAGGATGGCGAGGGGCTCTCGGGCTCCAGCATGCTGGGGTAGGTGAATATGAGGCTGGGGGCGCTGGGTGTGGATGCTGGGGTGGAGGCTGCCACCACCGGGGTGTTGAGGCTGTCACTATCGCAGAAGATCCCACTACCTCCCCCAAGACAGATAGGCTTAATGACAGAGCGCTGGGACTTGCCTTCCACGTCGTCTTCTTGAGGTTCTTGCTTCACCACAACGGGGTTGATGGGGCCTCGGGGACCCAGACTGTTGCGCATGGTCAGAGGGAGAGGGGCACACTGCTGCTGGTGGTGGCCCCTCTGTTGGCGATCGTTGGGGGGCAGCTTGCACATGGGGTTGTGGGCCACCAGCATGAACTCCAACTTGTCCTTCTCCTTCTGCagtgtctctatctctttctgtagATCAGACTTCTCTTCCTCCAGTTCCTCAGTCTCCTGTAAACCACAGCAACAAAAAACAGCTGATAAGGACACTTTTTTATCTTCAGTATCTGAAGGGTTCATATTCAGCTCAATTACAATTCTGGTGTATGGATTAGACAGCAAAGCCCCAACCACTGTTTAAGGTTCACATTGGTAAGTTTCTACATCACCTAATGCTACCACAAGAGGTCGCCATTTCCCCAAAAGAACCCAAAGCac
It encodes the following:
- the LOC139374938 gene encoding fos-related antigen 2-like; its protein translation is MYQDYSVNYDTSSRGSSTSPARPESFTSGSSTIGSPISTSSYQKYRADMPGSSSAFIPTINAITTSQDLQWMVQPTVITSMSNPYSRSHPYSHHLSNSPGLLGHTALARPGVIRSVGDTRVRRRRDEQLTPEEEEKRRVRRERNKLAAAKCRNRRRELTEMLQGETEELEEEKSDLQKEIETLQKEKDKLEFMLVAHNPMCKLPPNDRQQRGHHQQQCAPLPLTMRNSLGPRGPINPVVVKQEPQEDDVEGKSQRSVIKPICLGGGSGIFCDSDSLNTPVVAASTPASTPSAPSLIFTYPSMLEPESPSPSSESCSKAHLRSSSGDQSSDSLNSPTLLAL